The Bacteroidales bacterium DNA window TTCCGGCTTTTACATATAAAGATGTGATTGACAGAAATATTATAAGGAAGAAAAACTTCCGTATTTTTAACCGGCATAACCATTGTGAGGTATTACTTCCCATATTTTACCGTTATAAGGTCCGATCGTTACTTTGTCAATTACTTTGTCGTTGTTCGTACGCTTCTATTTCACCTTTGATGCTCAACAGGTAATCGATATCATCATAACCATTGATCAGACAGGTTTTTTTGTACTTGTTGATATCGAAATATTCTTTTTCACCTGTCGAAAGAAGTGTGATTTCCTGGTTTTCAAGGTCGATCCGGATTTGGGTCTTGGGATCTTTTTCCACTTCAGCAAAAATTTTAGCCAGAAATTCAGGACTCACCTGTACAGGCAACAACCCGTTATTGAGTGAATTATTTTTAAAGATATCTGCAAAAAAACTGGATACCACAGCCCTGAATCCATAATCGACAATAGCCCATGCCGCATGTTCACGACTGGAACCACTTCCGAAATTCTTTCCGCCTACCAGTACTTTTCCCGAATATCTGGGATCATTCAGCACAAAAGAGGTGATCGGTTGATTGTTTTTATCATATCGCCAGTCACGGAACAGATTTTCTCCGAATCCGTCGCGTGTGGTTGCTTTCAGGAACCGGGCAGGTATGATCTGGTCAGTGTCTACATTTTCTACCGGCAGAGGAACCACGGAAGTTTCTAAAGTGACAAATTTTTCAGCCATTTTTAATTGAATATTTTTTATTGATTATAGAATATTTTGTTTGATACTCGCTTATTAAGCACTCAGTGCTATTTATTATTTTATTAAATCACATTGATCGAGACGATTACGTTTATTAAATATGACATTAATTTATTGATATTATTTAATAACATATTTACCGATGCATTGAATATGATCTTATGTCAATATTTAATAGGCAATCATCAACTAAGCGACAGCGTTCTCATGAGCGACAGCGATTAATTGTCAATTATCTTTTCGCATTGTTTACTGATCAGATCCCCGTATGTTTCTCTTTCACGAATCAGGATGATTTTGTCCTCATCGATCAGGTATTCGGCCGGTCTTGGCTGTGCATTGTACTGACTGGCCATTACCATCCCGTAAGCTCCGGCAGTGAAAACAGCCAATCTCTCACCCGGATCCACCGGAGGTAACATCCTTGACTTGGCCAGATAATCGCTGGACTCACAGATAGGACCTACAACATCATACTCAACCAACCCATTAATTTCCGGATCGAATTTCCGTTGTGTGACGGAAAACCTACTTTCGGTTTTCACAGGCCAGATAAAATGACTGGCATCATACAAGGCAGGCCGGATCAAATGATGCATTCCCGTATCCGTAATCAGGATATTTTTATCATCATCGGTTTTCTTTACATATTGAACCGAGGTAACAAGGATACCTGCATTAGCAGAGATGGTTCTTCCCGGCTCCATAATTATTTTAATGCCTTTATCGGCAAGAGGCTTTAAGACAGGGACAATAGCTTTTGAATACTCTTCCCATGAAGGTGATTTCCCATCCTCATAATCAGCTGCATATCCTCCGCCGACATCCAGATATTTTACAGAGAAACCTTTCGTTGCCAGCTTTCCAATCAACCCGGCCATCTTTTCGATGGCTTTGACATAAGGTTCTGCTGTATAAATCGGTGAGCCTATATGGATATGAATACCTTCGAGTTTTACATGATCACTTTTACCATAAGTATTAAAAAAGTGGAATGCATGATCGATATCCACACCAAACTTACCACCTTTCTTACCGGTGGTCGTCTTCGCATGTGTATTTTTATCATATTCATCAGGATTAACCCTAAGCAATGCCTTCACTACTTTACTCCTGGAACGGGCAATTTCCTCGATCCGCACAAATTCGGGTTCTGATTCTATATTAAAAAAACCGATTCCGGTATCAATGGAATATTCTATTTCCTCCACGGTTTTTCCTACTCCCGCA harbors:
- the leuD gene encoding 3-isopropylmalate dehydratase small subunit codes for the protein MAEKFVTLETSVVPLPVENVDTDQIIPARFLKATTRDGFGENLFRDWRYDKNNQPITSFVLNDPRYSGKVLVGGKNFGSGSSREHAAWAIVDYGFRAVVSSFFADIFKNNSLNNGLLPVQVSPEFLAKIFAEVEKDPKTQIRIDLENQEITLLSTGEKEYFDINKYKKTCLINGYDDIDYLLSIKGEIEAYEQRQSN
- the lysA gene encoding diaminopimelate decarboxylase, which gives rise to MDYFKYHNGKLFCEEVDMDRMSSIKTPFYLYSWNTFKEHFLKFKESFQELDPLICFAVKTCNNITILKRLAELGAGMDIVSGGELFISRTAGVSPEKIVYAGVGKTVEEIEYSIDTGIGFFNIESEPEFVRIEEIARSRSKVVKALLRVNPDEYDKNTHAKTTTGKKGGKFGVDIDHAFHFFNTYGKSDHVKLEGIHIHIGSPIYTAEPYVKAIEKMAGLIGKLATKGFSVKYLDVGGGYAADYEDGKSPSWEEYSKAIVPVLKPLADKGIKIIMEPGRTISANAGILVTSVQYVKKTDDDKNILITDTGMHHLIRPALYDASHFIWPVKTESRFSVTQRKFDPEINGLVEYDVVGPICESSDYLAKSRMLPPVDPGERLAVFTAGAYGMVMASQYNAQPRPAEYLIDEDKIILIRERETYGDLISKQCEKIIDN